The sequence TTTATTTTGGAAATCCACATTATATACTTGCGTCTAATCCATGTACAGAtgccaatttttaaaaaatgctgttataTCAGAAAGGCCTGACTATGTCCCTGTATTTTAGGTTTGGAATTTAGGGCAGAGTACAGCCCAGGTATCTCTTGAACCTGACTGGTCTGAGGAATGTTTTCTggtctggatttttttggtaCAGACTTAaagaattagaagaaaaatcaagaaagcgGGAGTCCAGATCACAAGATACACACCTTATAGGCTGCCTGCAAGACAAATTAAGCGGGAGAGAAGAGATTATCAAGCAGCTGGCAGTAAGATTTCCctttatatgtacatatacatttTGAAATCTGTTGGAAGGCTCTGTTCAGTGTTTCACACATTGCTTCACActgattctttctttctgttctggAATACTTTGACAGATACATGTTTCCATGCACATCACTTTCTTTCCCctcaggaaggaagaaaatgtcagtattCACTTTTAGCCAGCACTGAAACTTACAGGACTCGATCATTTTCTTTCAACCCTAATACAGGATGCTTGACTCCTTCCGTGAAGGTAAGATGTGCAATGCAATTTAAATCACAAATGATGTTTTATTGCTATTTGAATCGTGCAGATGGTCAGGACAATAAAGGtcctattaattttttatggTAGTTATTCAGTAGAATTTTTTCTAGTAAGCCAACTACAGTCAGGTGCTGATTATAACATGAATTCTGTGGAAGTATAAGCGCACACAGACACAGGCGTTCAAGCAAATATAAACCACTAGAACCCCAAAGACATCGGTCTTCCACTGGCATAAGCAAAGCCATTGCTTGCAGATTTAGGAGCTGCTTGCAGATTTGGGAGTTGCTATCTGGGATATTGGATGCATCGAGGAAAATTATGAATCGTGTTTGGGCTGCTCAGGATTTGCCCTTTTGTCTTTCCAGCCCCTCTGTATGATAATTGTCTATAAATAGtcagggaaagaagggaggacAAGTTGGTGGCAAGCACCTGAGTTCTGCAAAACTGTTGGCTTTGATGTATCCAAAACATCAAGATCAAATACAGTTGTTTTAATTGGACTACTTAATCCATGGATCTTCACAGCATACcctgagaatttattttaaatgcctaTAGAAAAAGatagaatttttcattttttgggTGCTCCTCACAAGGTATCTGGGAATGAGGTATTGTTGAGGTTTTATGGTATAAagcgtaaaaaaaaaaatacttgtgtgtAATGAAGTTCTCTGTtacaataaaaagcagcagaagaaaacgGTTCAGGTGCCCAGTCGTGTTGTCAGTGTTCCGAACTTAGCTTCCTACGCAAAGAGCTTTCTGAGCTGTGACTTGAGATCAAAAGGAAGTGCTCCTCAAATAACAAAATCTACAAGCTTAGACCGGAGTCCTGGCTGCCTCAGGGTGGGCTCTCCATCAGCACAGTCCTcagacagcagtgctgccacAAGGTATTTGTCCATTTTGCAGTGACTTGTAAGATAAATGAATTGGTGTTCAGAATCTTGTAGGCAATTCAGACATGTTAGACATTTGGAAGTAAACAATGACATAAGGTTCCTGTTGTGCAGTGAACTCCATGTGTTCAATTCTCTGCAGATAGGTCCCAGACTTTACTGCAGAAGTAGGCTGTGATCACTGCCTAGCAGAGCTTATGCTTGCAACCCTTTCTGgtacaaaaaaaaggaaggagttGCAAGTATTTCAccaaaaatgtaattaacaGTGAACATGGCCGTTTAAAACTTTGGGCaacatgttttccttcttaGTTGTGTCCCCTTGCTTTGCACTTGGTAGATGTAGACGGCATACTTTTATTTAGGAGATATCTGAATGCATCTAGGCTAATCATTTGGCAAAGGGTTAAGAGACAAAAATTGATCTGCAGATACTTTACTAAAAGCTTCTTAAATTGatgttttttctctggaaaccttgaatttttcttcaaacttatGAGttgttatttaaacatttagCGGTTTACAAACATGACTGAACTCTTGCTTCAAGGAATAGTTAAAAATGTATGTAGCTAACATTATACAGTTATAATGATAAATACTAAAAAGATGATCCTACCACTGTACTTCAGAACAAAAGCCAGCCTTCTCACCTGTCTCCCAGTGGAGATGTGTTATCCTGTGAACTGTGTGCTAGAGAGTTCTTTCCTTGAAGGCAGGTGGTGCTGACTGCTGCCAAAGACAATAACCCAGGACACAGGCGTGGATCCAGTTTGGCAATTACTACATCTTAAAAGCATTCTGTGTCATGCCAGATGACTGCCAAAGCAAATCAGATTTGTATCTTAAAGGGAAACATACAGGGAGACTGAGGGTAGGTTGGCTGCTCCTTACTTTTCTAAATTAATAAGTGAAGTCATATTTGCTACTAAAAGCTAACCAAAACCAATATACATGTTAAAAAAGCATCCTGAATGCTGAAAAATCAAGTGTAATAAGATTGCCAGTCAATATTCCCATCAGTCTTTCAGTTCCAGTTTTACCCagcatttttaacaaataaattgtatttcatatttttaagagTGAATTGCAGCTGCCATTCTCTGATTTTCAAGACTTCATATTCTTgaagcatctttttttattttttagatgtCAAGAATTATGTTCAAACATTTCTACCTAGCTGTTTAGCTCTCCTTCAAGCTTCCTTTTGTGTTACTACTAGTGCTGTTAGCCCAGTTACCAGGCTAGCACACAGCGCACTAGAAATTGTAGCTGGCACCTTTTGGCCTCATCCAGTTCAAGTGAGCACAGATCCATTCATAAGATCATATGTTTTCACAGGacaaaaaagtattaaatattgGTAAGATTGTAAGTGATGCTAATGCTTATTTGTTTGCACAGGACACATGGCAATGAACCACCGCAAACCAAAGATGACCAAAACCAAGACCCTCAGCATCAGGAATGgtttactaaatatttttcattttaaattatactaTTTCCATGCTTCTCAGAATTACTAGAAAAGCCgttcctgttttcttttagggAATGATAATCCAATATAtgattcaggggaaaaaaaaaaaaagtaatttcacagtaaataattaGGAATGACTGCACTCTTCTAATTTAATAAATACGGAGTTATAGGCATggatttaagaaaaatgcaatttttttaacaaactgcaAAATTCTGGATACTGTTATATGAAGACACTTCTAAATCTAGAGACTGTACCACTCCACAATTATGTTAAATATGCAATTTGATCTCCGATACGTCCTGTCAGTCTGGCTCCAGCTGAAAAAAGATCTTACTTCTGTAGGCGATTTCTGTAAGTTTGCTTCATCAGCTGCTTAGACTAATTTCTGCATACAATAATGTagttttttaagtttttaatagGTTTTTGCTAAACTTCTTTTAAGCTGTACAGCATGCAGAATACCTACAAGAATAGCATGTTTATAGCAGGCTCATTTAGAAAGACTTTCTGGTTTGCTTAATAAACTGTTCTGTATTGTCAGTGCTGCAATGTAATATTCCTGTTGCACTTCAATACATATTTCAACCTGATAAATTAGGATAATATGTAAGTATGAACATTAAAACTTGCTTGTAAATCatccatttctgttttgcaaaatagTGCTAAGTTATGGTGAAGTGTGGAGTCAAGACTGATGCACTCGAGTTCCAGGTAACTGTATGTTTTATCTCAATATTGTTCCTATGCCTATGCAAAGTGGGCATATGACTACATTTATCAGATCATGCTAGCTAACTCACTACTGGGAGGAAAGACACCCATGAGAAGTTAGCCCTCAGGGAACTGGGCCGACAGAGTTTAAGATAGGATAGTTCATCTTCAGCTGCTGGACAATTTGAATCCCCATTTAATTTCaaccagcagagcccagctaTGTAACAAATTCTGCGTGTGTGAAGAGGCACATCTCCAGCCTAACCTCCTCTTAAACAGCAAGAACTGTGCCAACAAATGCAAGAACTTAACTATAAAACACCACTCACAGGTGGTAAAAAGATGACAGAAGGGGCAGACTGCTTCTACAGACCAATACTTTCATCCCAGCCATCTAGTGTATTTTTTCCTAGATGAACTGCTTGCTTTGGAAGATTCTGACATCAGATTTGCCAAAAAGATTCTTTTTATACATGTAATCAAGAAGGGGATAAAATGGTATACAGTGAGTAACACGAGTATCTGTGAGAGGATCAGAAATGTATAGGGCTAAGTTTTTTGTTAAGAGTTTTTATCCACTCTTGCCCCAAAAACTTTGAACCACGCTAGAAAGTTCAGTACACAATTACTAATTCTGATCTCCAGGGTTACAGTATTCTGATTAGTTAACTCCATCCCCTAAAAGATGTCCCTAGAAAGTAGCTTTCGTGACTATATGGATGAATTAAGTTCATTGCCTAGTAATACAGAGACAGGACTCCTTTGCTATTTCTACctccaaaatcttttttttttttttttccctacatttaAATTACTAAATAGTGTACCCCACTAGAAGCTAATTCTCTAGACTGGACAGTGCTGATGACCCAACATGTACACTAAGCGGTCTTTATTCTGGGGGTAGGTATGTTGGACAATCTCTACCCTAGCCTGACAGAACACCAGTAACATTGGGCCTGCAGTACCTAACCCCCAAGGGTgcattttgcagtttcatttcaTCCTGCGAGAATCAAATTCTTATATCCCAAGACCCCTTCATAAAGTGAGCAAAACCCCAGTAGATGGACAATTCCCTTCAAAAAAACATACACTCTTGATCTGACCTAGATACAGACAAATCTAAAGGTGTTTCTACAGTGGTACTTATTGATAATTACTGGATCAGAAAACATCTAAATCTTCCAGCAAAATCAAACAGTAATCTTTGCAAGTATTTTCATCATACCAGCAAAGATATAGTTTGGGGAAAGCTAGGGCCACCCTTTCTGGAAGGAACAGGATGCATTCTGGAAAACACGCTTCTACCAGAAAGCATCCTGAATAGCAACTCTGTATATTTTCCactgaagaataaaaccaaTCCATGTGCctggggaaagcaaaaaaaaaccgaaaaaaaggtaatttattttgcttaactGTCTTTAACTATTTATATTTGTAGTACAAATTACATTATACAAAAAGcatacaaagtaaaaagaacATCACTGCTTTGCATTGTTGAAAATACTCAGCTATGTAAAACCAAAGATCATGTTTGCTTCATTGGAGCAGGAATATTAGCAGATGCTTGTTCTAGGTAAGCTAATGGACCCTGAGGCATTTCTGCAGGCTTTTTGTGCTGTACACTGATATCTTCCAGGACCTGTTGCCATTGTCGCAATTTACTCAAATGCTTCTGAATTAATGCttcttttctctgcaattcATTTCTTAATTCTGAAACATCCTACGGATCAAAAAATCTGTATTAGTAAATAGACAATATTCACAAGAACAACCATCTCACATGAAGagcatataattttttttagcttgagTTTTCAAACTGATCTTATAAGGATTCTAATACTGGAAAATTATCTaatgaaacagaggaaaagcactGCGAGTACACCAGTTCCATTCCCCTATGTCACATATTTCAGCAATCGTTACTTCCAGTAAAATTTGACTAACTAGTTTGTTTCTTCCAATGAAACTACCGTCTGTGTTCCAATactccacagagcagcaggcaaCCAGCTTCTCCAGGTTCATGGTGAGAGCTATGTTAACAGTCAAGTTCTACCAACTTAAGATCAGCATCATGTTGAGAAACCCAAAATTAGCGTGAATAAGGTGATCAGCTGCACTGGTACAACTTATCTGATCTAGAACAACCGaggtaaattaatttaaacGTACCTCTTTAATTACTTGCTCTGGTTTCTGGACTGACAGCTGCAGtcttttttgtagaaaaaagCACTCTGTTTGTCTTGCAACATCCAGAAACTTCTGGATGCACTGATCAACACCtaaacataaaataacaaaacagaaaaaatagattCCAAAGAACAAGCTGTCAGGCTGATACTGgtctgaaagaaaatcttcagatTTACTAAAATGATGTCTTTGTAAAACAAGGATGTGCAATAAAATGTTGCTTGGCAAACTTTCAGAACTTCTTTTAAAGATGCAAGACAACAACTCTTTTCCCCaagttttattacattttttactATGAAAAAGAGTGGTAAAATAAATTTGTGGAACTTGGttcaacagagaaaacatttcactgCACACCCAAGCAACAAACTCAGTGTAAGATTCTAAAATATGGGCGTATTTAGGAGAATATTCTGTGTTCGCCTATTATGCACTACTGTTTTGATAACAAAAACTGTCCCATTCCAGTGTATGAATATGACCCAATATCCAGATAGCATTtatgctgttttcaaaatagcaCTTAAGaatcaacttaaaaaaattttcagagaaaagtacACTTCTGAACAGTAGTCAATGGCCATTTTTTAACTTCCTGTTCAGTGTGACTTACACCTCCCACAGAGGTGCCTGTCATACAAGTCTGAAAACTTCGCTACTAAACCATCTAGGCTTTCCATTCCCACCATTTATTATTGCTTCATATAGCTTCCTAATGTATCACATTAGCTTCCTACTTTTTGAACCATTTATTTCACTGCACGTTAACGTAATCCCACACAACCCCAGGAGCCTGCTGGCACTCGGGCCTTTCTTTCCACAAGACCCTGATCATTCCTGGGTGGCTTCCCTTCCATGGGAGCCTCCCACTGCTGTGAACAGTGTTCCACCtgggaatcacagaatgataaaatcatttaggttggaaaagacttagGATAGTCTAGTCCAACCATACACCCAACACTGCTAAAcctaccactaaaccatgtctgtAAGTGTCACATCTACATGGCTTTCAAGTATCTCCCAGGATGGTGAcccaaccacttccctgggcagcctgttccagtgcttgactgccctttcagtgaagaaatttttcctaatatccaatctaaacctcccctggtgtgACTTGAGGCCACTTCCCCTTGTTCTACCACTCGttatttgggaaaagagaccaaacCCAAcctttcaggaagctgcagagagcaatgaagTCTCCCCTgtgcctcctcctctccaggctaaaccccCATTCCCTCAcccgctcctcatcagacttgtgctccagacccttcaccagcttcgctgccctcctctggacacgctccagcacctccatgtcttTCTTCTAGCGAGCGAcccaaaactgagcacagtattcaaggtgcaaGCGACACCAAGTTATGCCAGAGTCATTATTCAAAGACCCTGAAGTAGTTTCTAAACCTCTTTTGGCCTCAAATGACAAGGCACATACACCCCTGGCAAAGCCCAAGTGCATCTGCAACACAAGTTTTACGGGAAGCAGAGCTCCCGATCTGCCACCCCAGCCGAGCCCCTCAGCACTCGAGGCCTGCAGAAAAAATGCGTGGCGCATGCAGGGCTCCGGGGAAAGCCGAGCCGCAGCACTGCCGAGCGGTCGGGCGAGCCCGGCACCCCCCGGGGCCTCACCGGTGCGGATCTCCTCCTGGTCCGTGCCGTTCACGTAGTCCTGGCTCACCAGCGAGGCGAAGCAGGCCTGCGAGAGAGGGCAGCGCGGCGGTCAGAGGGCCGCGGGGGCCGGCGCCGTGAGGGCAGCGCCCACCCGCGGCCtcccccgcccctgcccgcgCACCTCGAACGACGCCTCCAGCTCGTCCACGAGCGTGTTGTTGGGGTTGCGCGGCCCTGTCGGAGGCGGGATGAGGCCAGGCGGGCCAGGCCCGCCGGgagggcccggcggcggcggcggccccggaGGCTGGTTAGTGAACATGCCGCTCAGCGCGCCCGCCATGACGTGCCCCGCCAGCCGAGCCGCGGCCGCGCCTGCGCCGGGAACCGAGGGCGGGCACCGAGGGCGGGCACCGAGGGcgggcccgcccccgccgcctcagcgccagccgcccgccccgcccccgaCCGCCGGTCCCTCAGCCTGCCGGGCAGCGCCTCCGCCCGAAGCGGCAAGGAGGCGCGGCGGGGCGAGCAGAGCCACCCTCTCCCGCCCGGGCCTCGCCGGCTTCCAGCCGTCCAGCCTGGGAAAGCACCGGCTCCGCAGCGTCGGTTACACAGCCGCCTTTAACACACCCACCCGCGGGCCTGGGTCCCA comes from Falco naumanni isolate bFalNau1 chromosome 1, bFalNau1.pat, whole genome shotgun sequence and encodes:
- the MED28 gene encoding mediator of RNA polymerase II transcription subunit 28, which codes for MAGALSGMFTNQPPGPPPPPGPPGGPGPPGLIPPPTGPRNPNNTLVDELEASFEACFASLVSQDYVNGTDQEEIRTGVDQCIQKFLDVARQTECFFLQKRLQLSVQKPEQVIKEDVSELRNELQRKEALIQKHLSKLRQWQQVLEDISVQHKKPAEMPQGPLAYLEQASANIPAPMKQT